A genomic window from Helicobacter suis HS1 includes:
- a CDS encoding DUF2147 domain-containing protein, whose protein sequence is MKWFCLFCAGAITPLLAELDGIYKTQAFLYMKASYVEFFKYGDKYYAYGIANVDGSKANKDIYNKNPALRNRSDKGTVFLYKLTRACGDTYTGGRAYNFYDGRTYYVQIKQKKNGDLKFLPSLDRRGFFGKTFIWKRLDEDYLKKHGITKPNFSEVLQTLKQLPSDAF, encoded by the coding sequence ATGAAGTGGTTTTGTTTGTTTTGCGCGGGCGCTATCACACCTCTTTTAGCTGAATTAGACGGCATTTATAAAACCCAAGCTTTTTTATACATGAAAGCCTCTTATGTGGAATTTTTTAAGTATGGGGATAAGTATTATGCCTATGGAATTGCTAATGTAGATGGTTCTAAAGCCAATAAAGATATTTATAATAAAAACCCGGCTTTGCGCAACCGTAGCGATAAGGGGACGGTGTTTTTATATAAATTAACGCGAGCGTGTGGGGATACTTACACAGGGGGGCGGGCTTATAATTTTTATGACGGGCGTACCTATTATGTACAGATCAAACAAAAAAAGAATGGGGATTTAAAGTTTTTACCAAGTTTAGATCGACGGGGATTCTTTGGTAAAACCTTTATTTGGAAAAGGTTAGATGAGGATTATTTAAAAAAGCATGGCATCACAAAACCTAATTTTTCAGAAGTACTCCAAACCCTTAAACAACTCCCTAGTGATGCGTTTTAA
- the asd gene encoding aspartate-semialdehyde dehydrogenase — protein sequence MKTYNIALVGASGAVGAEIISVLEEYQFPIGHFYPLASKRSAGQKIKAFQSEYSVLETTHASFTGIDIAFFSAGKSVSEVFAPSAAKVALVIDNTSHFRLQEDIPLVVPEVNIQDLKHCPKNIIANPNCSTIQMVQVLNPLHEAFGITRVDVSTYQAASGAGKRGLIELQNQMAGHETCEVFPHPLALNVIPQIDVFLPSGYTKEEMKMVQESHKIMHADFPISATCVRVPVLRSHSESLSIHFKQEVQATQAREILKNSPNLVVIDDPSRGLYPMPITASCSDQTFIGRIRNDLFDSKILHLWCVADQLRVGAATNAVKIALEWIKTHH from the coding sequence ATGAAAACCTATAACATTGCCTTAGTAGGCGCAAGTGGTGCAGTAGGAGCTGAGATTATTTCTGTTTTAGAGGAATATCAATTCCCCATAGGCCACTTTTATCCCCTAGCTAGTAAGCGCAGTGCCGGGCAAAAAATCAAGGCCTTTCAATCAGAATACAGCGTTTTAGAAACCACCCATGCTAGTTTTACCGGTATTGACATTGCCTTTTTTAGTGCCGGTAAAAGCGTGAGCGAGGTTTTTGCCCCCAGTGCAGCTAAAGTAGCTTTAGTGATAGATAACACTAGCCATTTTCGTTTGCAAGAGGATATTCCTTTAGTTGTACCTGAAGTTAATATCCAAGATTTAAAGCACTGCCCTAAAAATATCATCGCTAACCCTAATTGTTCTACGATTCAAATGGTGCAGGTCTTAAACCCTTTACATGAAGCCTTTGGCATTACACGGGTAGATGTGAGTACTTATCAAGCCGCTAGCGGAGCGGGTAAACGAGGGTTAATAGAATTACAAAACCAAATGGCAGGTCATGAAACTTGTGAAGTCTTTCCCCATCCTCTAGCTTTAAATGTAATTCCTCAAATTGATGTCTTTTTGCCCTCTGGTTATACTAAAGAGGAAATGAAAATGGTGCAAGAGAGTCATAAAATCATGCATGCAGATTTTCCAATTAGCGCGACTTGTGTACGAGTCCCCGTGCTTAGAAGCCATAGCGAAAGTCTTAGCATTCACTTTAAACAAGAAGTACAAGCCACTCAAGCTAGAGAAATTTTAAAGAATTCGCCTAATTTAGTGGTGATAGATGATCCTAGCAGGGGTTTATATCCCATGCCCATTACAGCTAGTTGTTCTGATCAAACTTTTATAGGGCGTATTAGAAATGACTTATTTGATTCTAAAATTTTGCATCTATGGTGCGTGGCCGATCAATTACGCGTAGGGGCAGCCACTAATGCGGTAAAAATTGCCTTAGAGTGGATTAAAACGCATCACTAG
- the hisS gene encoding histidine--tRNA ligase, which produces MITPKTLSGFKDRLPKEAMAKGAVLEKLARVFRSFGFVPIETPHLEYASILTQEEGEIQKELYLFKDHGKREVGLRFDQTVPLARFIAQHSHALGLPFKRYAIGNVFRGERAQKGRYREFTQCDFDFIGSSSSLCDSEIIQVIIASLKALDLEEFCVWINHRKILNGLCQHFGLHTEEEITAFLRIIDKLGKIGQQGVILELKACFPLMDFQAFLEIINTKQQEDPLEFFKSVAYLKAYNSTLKEGLEELEALFKLLLSLEINPDHFKIDFSIARGLGYYTGIVYETTLNQLTSLGSICSGGRYDNLSKSFSLKSFPGVGASIGLDRLLVALEELELIENKSTSARVLVVCMDASHFSYASQIAQNLRQSEINTELYPEIGKLKKPFGYANQKGHEFVVVLGEEEVQRETLTLKNMTTGVQFNHLSFLRVLAMVKE; this is translated from the coding sequence ATGATCACCCCAAAGACCCTGAGTGGCTTTAAAGATAGACTGCCTAAAGAGGCGATGGCTAAGGGCGCGGTGCTAGAAAAATTAGCCCGTGTGTTTAGAAGTTTTGGTTTTGTGCCCATTGAAACCCCCCATTTAGAATACGCCTCCATTCTCACACAAGAAGAAGGTGAGATTCAAAAAGAACTCTATCTATTCAAAGATCATGGCAAGCGAGAAGTGGGCTTGCGCTTTGATCAGACCGTGCCTTTAGCCCGTTTTATTGCCCAACATAGCCATGCTCTAGGCCTGCCCTTTAAGCGTTATGCGATTGGCAATGTCTTTAGAGGGGAGCGAGCACAAAAGGGGCGTTACCGGGAGTTTACCCAGTGTGATTTTGATTTTATCGGTAGCTCTAGTTCGTTATGCGATAGTGAGATTATCCAAGTGATTATTGCAAGTTTAAAAGCCCTAGATTTAGAAGAGTTTTGTGTGTGGATCAACCACCGCAAAATTTTAAATGGTTTATGCCAACACTTTGGCTTGCACACTGAAGAGGAGATCACCGCTTTTTTAAGAATCATAGATAAACTAGGCAAGATCGGACAACAAGGCGTTATTTTAGAACTCAAAGCCTGTTTTCCTCTTATGGATTTTCAAGCTTTTTTAGAGATTATCAACACCAAACAACAAGAAGACCCCCTAGAATTTTTTAAGAGTGTGGCCTATCTTAAAGCTTATAATTCCACTTTAAAAGAAGGGTTAGAGGAATTAGAAGCGCTTTTTAAATTATTACTCTCTTTAGAGATCAACCCCGATCACTTCAAAATAGATTTTTCTATTGCTAGAGGGCTTGGTTATTATACGGGTATTGTCTATGAAACCACCCTTAACCAGCTAACGAGTTTGGGTAGCATTTGCTCAGGGGGGCGTTATGATAATCTTTCTAAAAGTTTTAGTCTTAAGAGTTTCCCGGGTGTGGGTGCGTCTATTGGTTTAGATAGGCTTTTAGTTGCCCTAGAGGAATTAGAACTCATTGAAAATAAATCCACTAGCGCTAGGGTGTTAGTGGTGTGCATGGATGCAAGCCACTTTAGTTATGCAAGCCAAATAGCCCAAAATCTCCGCCAAAGTGAAATCAATACCGAACTTTATCCCGAAATTGGCAAACTCAAAAAACCCTTTGGTTATGCCAACCAAAAGGGGCATGAATTTGTAGTGGTGCTAGGTGAGGAAGAGGTGCAAAGAGAAACTTTGACTTTAAAAAACATGACAACAGGTGTACAATTTAACCATTTGAGTTTTTTAAGGGTTTTAGCGATGGTAAAAGAATGA
- a CDS encoding tetratricopeptide repeat protein, which yields MFKSILHAVLVGALCLGSIQGEGNSYFLMAQKAYKSKDYQKALEYFQKAGNMGSAEGYFSLGVMYHDGQGIGKNYQKALQYYQKAANMGSALAYNNLAIMYHDGQGVVKDYQKAMEYYKKAADMGLASAYFNLGLMYHNGQSVGKDYQKALRYYRKAANGGVATAYHNLAIMYAKGQGVQKDLQKAKEYVKKACKIGYAERVTISRIVKLSSVIFL from the coding sequence ATGTTTAAAAGTATTTTGCATGCGGTTTTGGTTGGGGCACTGTGTTTAGGCAGTATACAAGGGGAGGGCAATTCGTATTTTTTAATGGCTCAAAAAGCTTACAAGAGCAAAGATTATCAAAAAGCCCTAGAGTATTTTCAAAAGGCCGGAAATATGGGGAGTGCTGAAGGTTATTTCAGTTTGGGTGTCATGTATCATGACGGACAGGGTATTGGAAAAAATTACCAAAAAGCCTTGCAATACTACCAAAAAGCGGCAAATATGGGGAGTGCTTTAGCTTATAACAACTTAGCGATCATGTACCATGACGGGCAGGGCGTAGTAAAGGACTATCAAAAAGCTATGGAGTATTACAAGAAAGCAGCAGATATGGGACTTGCAAGCGCCTATTTCAATTTGGGGCTTATGTATCATAATGGGCAGAGTGTGGGGAAAGATTATCAAAAAGCCTTGCGATACTACAGAAAGGCTGCAAATGGAGGAGTTGCTACAGCTTATCACAACTTGGCAATCATGTATGCTAAGGGACAGGGTGTGCAAAAAGATCTGCAGAAAGCCAAGGAATATGTTAAAAAAGCCTGTAAGATAGGATATGCAGAGCGTGTAACTATTTCTAGAATAGTTAAGTTATCAAGCGTCATTTTCCTATAA
- a CDS encoding YceI family protein translates to MRFSLISLVLAGFLSAATYSVDVSYSNAGFEVRHMLVAKVEGNFSNFSGKAEIEKGKLKALEGVVQIKSISTKDNDRDTRLRSSDFFDATRFPQGTLKAISIQQKSGGVLQIQAKLKLKDVEKTITLKGKIVGPGKNLMNSKEIYGLELQGSINRKDFGIGKDIAESMVGNEILLRINLEVEL, encoded by the coding sequence ATGCGTTTTTCATTAATTAGTCTTGTTTTAGCAGGATTTTTAAGTGCCGCAACTTATAGCGTAGATGTGAGCTATTCTAATGCCGGGTTTGAGGTTAGGCATATGCTGGTGGCTAAAGTGGAGGGGAATTTTTCAAATTTTAGCGGAAAAGCAGAGATTGAAAAAGGCAAACTCAAGGCTTTGGAGGGGGTGGTGCAGATTAAAAGCATTTCTACAAAAGATAATGACCGGGATACCCGTTTGCGATCATCTGATTTTTTTGATGCTACCCGTTTCCCGCAAGGCACTTTAAAGGCGATTTCTATCCAGCAAAAAAGCGGAGGTGTTTTACAGATACAGGCTAAGCTTAAATTAAAAGATGTAGAAAAAACCATCACTTTAAAGGGTAAAATTGTTGGGCCCGGTAAAAATTTGATGAATTCTAAAGAAATCTATGGGTTAGAGTTGCAGGGGAGTATTAATAGAAAAGATTTTGGTATTGGAAAAGACATAGCAGAGAGCATGGTGGGTAATGAGATTTTACTACGCATTAATTTAGAAGTGGAGTTATAG
- a CDS encoding outer membrane protein: MYWYPCLYPSGCSPPASPQISQLQQDIKTLITTAYNVLNNDISGFLSNSLTRSSVISQSQFENAKKKADDEINGISTDSSKKVKACTLTTSSGISSCFSTLRSDMFGNKAPNGVSVVQLAEIYEWFSKVGSQVLASNNTDLELELLKIYNDYNDSIRTAHNTSNYHLSVPETLRVPQPTAPTLNLTYNSQASTITADQSKANQQHNLTPMQALISLAPLSNTINSLSRPFGNVNWNASIGVGYQYFFSRHFGFDAYINTEYSYLNSPLLKRLDNFKALQGVSWGIGADFIYDMLVAKGKQKWFAGLFAGIAGAGNYYYLDMKETPLARTRGYNVLFNWGLRFQRSHNIFKIGVKNPLITRNLSMQANNTKVILNKTAKSANIYISYAYLF, from the coding sequence GTGTATTGGTATCCCTGTTTGTACCCCTCCGGGTGTAGTCCTCCAGCCTCACCTCAAATTTCACAACTCCAACAAGATATTAAAACGCTAATTACTACCGCTTATAATGTCCTTAACAATGACATTTCAGGCTTTCTTAGTAATTCTTTAACAAGATCTTCTGTTATTTCACAAAGCCAATTTGAAAATGCTAAAAAGAAAGCAGATGATGAGATAAATGGTATTAGTACTGATAGTTCTAAAAAGGTAAAGGCTTGTACTTTAACCACTAGTTCTGGTATTAGCTCGTGCTTTAGTACTTTACGCAGTGATATGTTTGGCAATAAAGCGCCTAATGGTGTTTCTGTTGTGCAACTCGCAGAGATTTATGAGTGGTTTAGCAAAGTTGGTAGTCAGGTTTTAGCGAGTAACAATACCGATCTAGAGCTCGAATTGCTTAAAATCTATAACGATTATAACGATTCTATCCGGACTGCTCACAATACTTCTAACTATCACCTAAGTGTCCCCGAAACTCTCCGAGTCCCCCAACCCACAGCCCCCACTTTAAATTTAACCTATAACAGCCAAGCTAGCACGATTACTGCCGATCAGAGTAAAGCAAACCAACAGCATAACCTCACACCCATGCAGGCTTTAATCAGTCTTGCACCTCTAAGTAATACCATTAATAGTCTCTCACGCCCTTTTGGTAATGTTAATTGGAATGCTAGTATAGGCGTTGGATACCAGTATTTCTTTAGCCGCCATTTTGGTTTTGATGCCTATATCAACACGGAGTATAGCTATCTAAATAGCCCACTTTTAAAACGCCTAGATAATTTTAAAGCATTACAAGGGGTTTCATGGGGGATTGGGGCGGATTTTATTTATGATATGCTTGTTGCTAAGGGGAAACAAAAATGGTTTGCAGGTTTATTTGCCGGAATTGCTGGGGCGGGTAATTATTATTATTTAGACATGAAAGAGACCCCCTTAGCCCGCACACGAGGGTATAATGTCCTCTTTAATTGGGGCTTGCGTTTCCAACGATCGCATAATATCTTTAAAATCGGGGTCAAAAATCCTCTCATCACCCGCAATTTATCCATGCAAGCTAATAACACAAAAGTGATTCTAAACAAAACAGCAAAAAGTGCTAATATCTATATCTCGTATGCCTATCTCTTTTAA
- a CDS encoding menaquinone biosynthesis family protein translates to MLSIAHSPDADDIFMFYALAFGWVDFPKPFIHHALDIETLNTEALKGTHAISAVSFALYPLIKDQYALLECATSFGEGYGPKLVRLKNKPLKKNFKVALSGRYTTNAMLFRLYYPQARIVYKNFLDIEKAVLNSEVDAGVLIHESILDFHADLVVEKEMWEIWCTLSDSTLPLPLGCMILRRSIPLLQAIFMQEALSKAIKIALKHQNLLSQMLLERQLLRVEKDQLNTYLKMYANESACKLDSKQQAGIDKLFEIGFKHGLYNEWISCVDHCIPTDYKHLRLS, encoded by the coding sequence ATGCTTAGCATTGCCCATAGCCCAGATGCAGATGATATTTTTATGTTTTATGCCCTAGCATTTGGCTGGGTTGATTTCCCTAAACCCTTTATTCACCACGCCCTAGACATTGAAACCCTCAACACAGAAGCACTTAAAGGCACGCATGCCATTAGTGCGGTGAGTTTTGCTCTCTATCCGCTGATTAAAGATCAATATGCCCTTTTAGAGTGTGCCACGAGTTTTGGAGAGGGCTATGGGCCTAAGCTAGTGCGCCTTAAAAACAAACCTCTAAAAAAGAATTTTAAAGTGGCTTTGAGCGGGCGCTATACCACTAATGCCATGCTCTTTAGGCTTTATTACCCACAAGCGCGTATCGTGTATAAAAACTTTTTAGATATTGAAAAGGCTGTGCTTAACTCAGAGGTGGATGCGGGGGTTTTAATCCATGAGAGTATTTTAGATTTCCATGCAGATTTGGTAGTGGAAAAGGAAATGTGGGAAATATGGTGTACGCTGAGTGATTCTACCTTGCCTTTGCCGCTTGGTTGCATGATTTTACGCCGGTCTATTCCGCTTTTACAGGCAATTTTCATGCAAGAGGCTTTAAGCAAGGCAATCAAAATTGCTCTTAAGCATCAAAATTTACTCTCACAAATGCTTTTAGAGCGGCAGTTATTGCGGGTAGAAAAGGATCAATTAAACACCTACTTAAAGATGTATGCCAATGAAAGCGCTTGTAAACTAGATTCTAAACAACAAGCAGGGATTGATAAACTCTTTGAAATAGGCTTTAAACACGGGCTATATAACGAATGGATTAGCTGTGTTGATCACTGTATCCCTACAGATTATAAACATTTGCGTTTGTCTTGA